The Mycolicibacterium mageritense genome contains a region encoding:
- a CDS encoding DUF3159 domain-containing protein → MLGKTLDAFLDSPLSGIGPWALMAILAGPGRYEVAVLGALAISLVVLVLSRHRGITVHVLEVFGVSYFVLLALIGLAASSGTKAWLEMWSGEITNAAMAVFAVASLVIRRPYTMAYARDVTPRERWDTPLFKHNNMVLTAVWAGAFGFSAAVGFAGDVIYGDTDNFWTGWILQLAALSFAVAFTEFYPEYARAKAVASDEHPLPSWTRVLHWIPPFVLGTGVAGWVFGAVADVACLLLVLLGGAGTAVVRYRLVRRDAVGELRANVGI, encoded by the coding sequence GTGCTCGGCAAGACCCTCGACGCGTTCCTCGATTCGCCGCTGTCCGGGATAGGGCCGTGGGCGCTCATGGCCATCCTCGCCGGGCCCGGTCGATACGAGGTCGCCGTGCTGGGCGCGCTGGCCATATCGCTGGTGGTGCTGGTCCTCAGTAGACACCGTGGCATCACGGTCCACGTGCTCGAGGTGTTCGGGGTCTCGTATTTCGTGCTGCTCGCGCTCATCGGGCTTGCGGCGTCCAGTGGCACGAAAGCGTGGCTGGAGATGTGGTCGGGTGAGATCACCAACGCCGCGATGGCCGTGTTCGCCGTGGCCTCGCTGGTGATCCGCAGGCCGTACACCATGGCTTACGCGCGAGACGTCACACCGCGGGAACGGTGGGACACACCGCTTTTCAAGCACAACAACATGGTGCTCACCGCGGTGTGGGCGGGCGCCTTCGGCTTCTCGGCCGCCGTGGGCTTCGCGGGCGACGTGATCTACGGGGACACCGACAACTTCTGGACCGGCTGGATCCTTCAGTTGGCCGCGCTGTCGTTCGCGGTCGCATTCACCGAGTTCTATCCCGAGTACGCCCGGGCCAAGGCCGTGGCGTCAGACGAGCATCCGCTGCCGTCGTGGACGAGGGTGCTGCACTGGATTCCGCCGTTCGTGCTGGGGACCGGTGTCGCCGGGTGGGTCTTCGGCGCCGTGGCCGACGTCGCGTGCCTGCTGCTGGTGCTGCTCGGGGGCGCAGGCACGGCCGTCGTCCGGTATCGCCTCGTCCGACGCGACGCCGTCGGTGAGTTGCGGGCCAACGTGGGGATCTGA
- a CDS encoding amino acid permease, whose amino-acid sequence MPPSSPQSEAVRPGVSHEQLTREDAGYHKGLKPRQLQMIAIGGAIGTGLFLGAGGRLASAGPGLFLVYAVCGVFVFLILRALGELVLHRPSSGSFVSYAREFYGEKAAYAVGWLYFLNWAMTAIVDTTAIATYFHYWKTFNVIPQWLLALMALGIVLGVNLISVKVFGEMEFWAALIKVVALMTFLVVGTIFLAGRYPVDGHSTGLSIIGQNGGLFPTGALPLLIVTSGVVFAYAAVELVGTAAGETAEPEKIMPRAINSVVARIAIFYVGSVVLLALLLPYTAYDKHESPFVTFFSKIGFDGAGDIMNVVVLTAAFSSLNAGLYSTGRILRSMAMNGSAPKFTARMSRNGVPYGGIVLTCVICLFGVVLNAFQPGEAFEIVLNMAALGIIASWGTIVLCQLRLVKMADAGIMKRPSFRMPLTPYSGYATLLFLFAVLVLMAFDAPIGTWTIGTLVVLVPALIGGWYLVRGRVMEAARERMGYTGEFPVVANRPVDPDE is encoded by the coding sequence ATGCCGCCGAGCTCGCCACAGTCGGAAGCCGTCCGCCCCGGCGTATCCCATGAGCAGTTGACCCGCGAGGACGCGGGCTATCACAAGGGCCTCAAGCCTCGCCAGCTGCAGATGATCGCCATCGGCGGGGCCATCGGCACCGGATTGTTCCTCGGTGCGGGCGGCCGCCTCGCGTCGGCCGGCCCCGGCCTGTTCCTCGTGTACGCCGTGTGCGGCGTCTTCGTGTTCCTGATCCTGCGTGCCCTCGGCGAGCTGGTGTTGCACCGGCCGTCATCGGGCTCGTTCGTGTCCTACGCGCGGGAGTTCTACGGCGAGAAAGCCGCCTACGCCGTCGGCTGGCTGTACTTCCTCAACTGGGCGATGACCGCGATCGTCGACACCACCGCGATCGCCACGTACTTCCACTACTGGAAGACGTTCAACGTGATCCCACAGTGGCTGCTCGCACTGATGGCGCTCGGCATCGTGCTCGGAGTCAACCTGATCTCGGTGAAAGTGTTCGGGGAGATGGAGTTCTGGGCCGCGCTGATCAAGGTCGTGGCACTGATGACGTTCCTGGTCGTCGGCACCATCTTCCTGGCCGGCCGGTACCCGGTCGACGGCCACAGCACGGGCCTGAGCATCATCGGCCAGAACGGCGGCCTGTTCCCGACCGGTGCGCTCCCCCTGCTGATCGTCACCTCCGGAGTCGTGTTCGCTTACGCCGCAGTCGAATTGGTGGGCACCGCAGCGGGCGAGACGGCAGAACCGGAGAAGATCATGCCGCGCGCCATCAACTCGGTGGTGGCCCGCATCGCGATCTTCTACGTCGGGTCGGTCGTGCTACTGGCCCTGCTGCTGCCCTACACCGCCTACGACAAGCACGAGAGCCCGTTCGTCACGTTCTTCTCCAAGATCGGCTTCGACGGCGCGGGCGACATCATGAACGTCGTGGTGCTCACCGCCGCGTTCTCCAGCCTCAACGCGGGGCTGTATTCGACCGGCCGCATCCTGCGGTCGATGGCCATGAACGGCAGCGCCCCCAAGTTCACCGCACGCATGTCGCGCAACGGCGTGCCGTACGGCGGCATCGTGCTGACCTGCGTGATCTGCCTTTTCGGCGTGGTACTCAACGCTTTTCAGCCCGGCGAGGCCTTCGAGATCGTCCTCAACATGGCCGCGCTCGGCATCATCGCATCGTGGGGCACCATCGTCTTGTGCCAGCTGCGACTCGTCAAGATGGCCGACGCAGGCATCATGAAACGGCCCAGCTTCCGCATGCCGCTCACGCCCTACAGCGGATACGCCACACTGTTGTTCCTGTTCGCGGTGCTGGTGCTGATGGCGTTCGACGCGCCGATCGGCACCTGGACCATCGGCACCCTCGTGGTGCTCGTCCCGGCTCTGATCGGCGGCTGGTATCTGGTGCGCGGCCGGGTCATGGAAGCCGCGCGCGAACGAATGGGCTATACCGGCGAATTCCCGGTGGTGGCGAACCGTCCGGTGGATCCTGATGAGTAG
- a CDS encoding MBL fold metallo-hydrolase: MDLETEVDEIADGIFRLSTWVPDITERGFTFNQFLLTGDEPFLFHTGMRHLFPLVSQAIGRVIPLDTLRWISFGHLEADECGAMNLLLAAAPHAEVVHSPLAISLSLADMCDRAPVAAPEGGLDIGGHRLRFIATPHVPHNWESGLWFDETTATLLAGDLFTHSGRSPALTESDCVAPALAAEGLFHATGLTTNLVPTIERLAELKPTTLAIMHGSSHHGDGAAQLHALASGYTAMFGAS; this comes from the coding sequence ATGGATCTCGAAACCGAAGTCGACGAGATCGCCGACGGCATCTTCCGCTTGTCCACCTGGGTGCCCGACATCACCGAGCGTGGCTTCACGTTCAACCAGTTCCTGCTGACCGGTGACGAGCCGTTTCTGTTCCACACCGGCATGCGCCACCTGTTTCCCCTTGTCTCGCAGGCGATCGGCCGTGTCATTCCGCTGGACACGCTCCGGTGGATCTCGTTCGGCCACCTGGAGGCCGACGAATGCGGAGCGATGAATCTGCTGCTGGCTGCCGCACCCCATGCCGAGGTGGTCCACAGCCCATTGGCCATCTCGCTGTCACTGGCCGACATGTGCGACCGGGCCCCGGTCGCGGCACCCGAGGGCGGGCTCGACATCGGCGGGCACCGGTTGCGGTTCATCGCCACGCCGCACGTGCCGCACAACTGGGAATCCGGGCTGTGGTTCGACGAGACCACCGCGACCCTGCTCGCCGGCGACCTGTTCACCCACTCCGGGCGCTCTCCGGCTCTCACCGAATCCGATTGTGTGGCACCCGCGTTGGCGGCTGAAGGGCTTTTCCACGCCACGGGGTTGACGACGAACCTGGTGCCCACCATCGAACGGCTCGCCGAGCTCAAGCCCACGACGCTGGCGATCATGCACGGCTCGTCCCACCATGGTGACGGCGCAGCCCAGCTTCACGCATTGGCCAGCGGTTACACAGCCATGTTCGGCGCGTCATAA
- a CDS encoding FadR/GntR family transcriptional regulator, with protein sequence MNLPDSWTDRPVAIVRRNAAETVFEDLCSAIENGDLPVGVKLPPEAALAERYGVSRSVIREALRSCQTLGLTETKTGSGTVVISAHAATPHYGRFSARDLVEARPYIEVPAAGWAARRRTEAQLAELTSIVDRMEGEVDPARWVRLDTEFHLGIAKASGNEVFATVVAAIRGALSMQSRMLNASIHERRAASNREHRRILDAIASGDFADASDAMRQHLDRVEDAVNKLATITP encoded by the coding sequence ATGAATCTGCCCGATAGCTGGACAGATCGCCCGGTGGCCATCGTGCGCCGAAACGCCGCGGAGACGGTGTTCGAGGATCTGTGCTCAGCTATCGAGAACGGCGACCTTCCCGTCGGGGTCAAGCTGCCGCCCGAGGCGGCCCTGGCCGAACGCTACGGCGTGAGCCGCTCGGTGATCCGCGAGGCCCTGCGGTCCTGTCAGACCCTCGGGCTGACCGAGACCAAGACCGGCTCGGGCACCGTCGTGATCTCCGCGCACGCCGCCACGCCCCATTACGGCCGCTTCTCGGCCCGCGATCTCGTCGAAGCCCGGCCCTACATCGAGGTGCCCGCGGCAGGCTGGGCCGCGCGCCGCCGCACCGAAGCCCAACTGGCAGAGCTCACAAGCATTGTCGACCGGATGGAGGGCGAGGTCGATCCCGCGCGGTGGGTGCGGCTGGACACCGAATTCCATCTCGGCATCGCGAAGGCGTCGGGCAACGAGGTGTTCGCCACCGTGGTCGCGGCGATCCGCGGTGCGTTGTCGATGCAGTCCCGCATGCTCAACGCGAGCATCCACGAGCGGCGAGCGGCCTCCAACCGCGAGCACCGCAGGATCCTCGACGCGATCGCGTCGGGCGACTTCGCCGACGCGTCCGACGCCATGCGCCAGCACCTGGACCGGGTCGAGGATGCCGTGAACAAGCTCGCCACGATCACGCCCTGA